Below is a genomic region from Osmerus mordax isolate fOsmMor3 chromosome 22, fOsmMor3.pri, whole genome shotgun sequence.
TGTTTTCCAAAGTGCTTGTGCAAAGTGTGAGGTAGGCTACTACCTCGCGCCCTCTAGTGAACATATCTATGAACAAACGGAAAATGCAATAAATAATTGTTTTTTCCGGTTTTGGGCACATTGGTCTCATTTAATTGTTCACATTAATGTAGTCTTTAAGTTATTGTGttttaatttgtattatttCTGAAAGCATTATTGAtacactgtttttttttgtacttttgaGACTTTTGAGTACAGTATTTTTCTTGGTGATCCAAATCACCAAATCATCTTTAACACCATgtcatcctcttcttcatcacGATTATCATCATCTACACATACATTTTCTCAACATCTTATATTAAATCGCCAATAAGCCTGTTAACTGATCAACCTCCACTGGTCCATATGCAAGAGGCGGGTTCAAGGTGGCTAACACAAATGTTATTGGCTAGAGCACATGCCAATAACTCTTGCTTTTTACGTATTTCCTTTTGGTGTCTGGTTCCATTGTTGTCACATGGCCTTCTGTCAGGGACAGCGAGAATAGTCCCGTCATGCGTGGCGAAAATGACTGATACACTGACAGGGACGATTTTATATTAATAAAAAAGGCCGAATCATAAATACAGATGTAAATACTAGCCTACATAAAGTTGAAGTGCGTTGTTTATTGGTTACAATAACGAGTTAAACAAAAAAGTGTAATTGGTCTACTATCATGATCATTAAGTAAACATTGAAGTCATAAGAAATAATTGTGCCAAAGTCTTCAACACAGTTGCATTTAGATTTTTTATCACAACGTTTTGCAAGCCAGGTGCTATGTCGGCCTAAGGTTAAGAAGACTATAAGACACGCGATGTCGTTACCTGGATTCGTCAGTTTTAATTCGATTATGGACATGCTGAAGACTACTTAACATCAAAATAACATTCTCAGATGAGCGCCAAATCAAAGATCTAACCTTATTGTTAAGTTTAGAgtgtacatttttgttgtacTTTAAACGCTATTTTGCAATATTTACAAAACAGCCAGAAATACATAGTTTCCGGGTCCGTACAGCAGGAGTGGAAGAGGCGGATCTTCAGTGCTctatataaacacacagacgcCATCGTTGTAAAATTTCAATGCAGAATCGTGGAAGTAAAGGTGAGCTTGTGTTCATGATGACATATTTAGGCATCATACTGTGTTCAGAATTTCGACCTAACTAGACTGCAAACATAGATTTACACGTCGAATTTACTTGACACCTTGCACGATTTCTTTTTTTGCATCGCGCAAGGTTCTTTGCTAGAACAGTGACATTGTAGCAAACTGCAAGGCTGCTGTCAACATAAAGACATGTACACGGGCTGCCTCTGTTTTCGCTAACCTAATTTTAGGCGTGCTTAAATTAGAATAATCTAGCTACATGTCGTTCGACTACAATAGTATGTTTATTTGTAGGGCTATGTCTGGAAGTGTTATTCAGTTTAGTCGTTTTTGCTGGCTAACTAGCTTTGTAACATTGCGTTGAGGGCCACGGCAGAGCAGATAACAGCTTACTGCAGCCAGatacttcctgtttgtgtaaCTTGTCTATCTAGTTGTTCTCCTATAATCACACTGGAACATAGACATTGATTTTGTTGTCACTTGGATTACTGATAATAAACGACGCTTTGGGGCTAGGTCTTGTCAACAGGACACTACACAGCCACGTTATCGCTAGTACAGGACATTTTTTACGGAGTTGTCCATGTAGGTTGGGCGTCTTTTAGGCCAAGTGCTGTACAGAGTCAAACGCAGTCGTACATGGGGATTGCATTAGCTTGCAACTCACCGCAAATTTCGTAAAAACACGTTGTAGTGAAAACAGGCATTGGTCAGATCCTTTCTGAGGTGACATTGCAAGGCCTTGCTGAAAGGCCTTGTTATGTTTTCGTTTAAAGGATTCAAAGTTTTCCTCAGTAGATAACGTGCCAATTACCTTTCAacatgacttgtgtgtgtgtgtgtgtgtgtatatgtatatataaggGGTTGTGGATTTTTACTAAGGATGACAGGTTCCAAGGAGAAAAGTAAAACTTAAGTCTTCAGCAACCAGCTGCAACTCTGATCAATGCTGTTTACAGCTAAGTCTGAGTGTTGTAGCTGAGCTGGCAACTTTAAGGTTTGGAGTCGCCAGCTACACTGTTGGCAGACCTGGTTTGTGCAGGTGCACTGTGATTCGCCAGCCTTAACGGTTTGACCAAGTTTAGCATCGCCTAGGTTTTATAACGTTGAGTTCAGCCCTGCTCGTGCCCCTTGCTCACAACGGCAATGGTCTATTTTAGGGCAGTTGTGGGCAGCATTACTATTTAAAGCAGAGCACCTTGGCCCCTAACTAGGTCGTCTATCAGACTGAGCCACTAGCAAGGAAAACACAAGCAAGCTAATGAAACTTTGCTTGTTTTCCTGAGCAGGATCTGGGTGGGGCAGACTTTATAAGAGGAGAGACtcgtctctccctgcctctccctgcctcctgcaTGGTGCCTCTGTGGTCCTGCCTCGCACAGGAATGTAGCGTTAATAAATTATGTTGCTGTAGCTGTCTCATGTccagtgtccccccccccccccctctctctctctctctctctctctctctctggaaatGTCACAATCAACTTCTCCAATCCGGTTCCAAGGACATGCATGTGACTTACTGTTCTGACTGTGTATAAACACGCTGCTATCTGCTACCTCAGCACTCCTGCCATGACTGCCAACGCCATCACATCTCACCTGGCTCTGGTGTCTTCCTGGTATCAGCTGTAGGTGAattgagtcagttggctgagcggtgagggaatcgggctagtaatccgaaggttgccagttcgattcccggtcatgccaactgacgttgtgtccttgggcaaggcacttcaccctacttgccttgggggaatgtccctgtacttactgtaagtcgctctggataagagcgtctgctaaatgactaaatgtaaggagTCACATTCTGAAGCTGGTTTAAAGGCGACATCAGTGACACATGCAGGACTTAGTCAGGACTGCCTGAATGTGTCATGTGCCTAATTGGAAGTCATTAATGTACTTTTTGGTAGTAAgattctctctcccttactgtTGTTGGTTCAGCAGTTGGATCAGTGATGGATTCCAAGCCTCGTAGACTTCCCTTCACTGTGTCCAGCTCGTCTTCCTACTcgccgtcttcctcctcctcctcgtcctcgtcttCCGCGCTGAGGCCCAGCAGGCTGTATGGGAGCAGCAGCATCCCCAGCAGAGACAGCTACACCCACGCCAAAAACCTCAAACTAGATGCAGACTACAAGGTGAGGAAGCACCTTCAACCTAAACGAGGCTTTCGTTTTTAATTGAGCttttatttaggtgcaatgaTCTGTACTTTTGAAGACCGATACAAGTACCAAGTATTTTGTTTAGAACGCGTGTTTACTTAAGTGTCGTACACCGCCAGCGGAAGCAGTATCTGAAGTCCTGGCTGCTGTCGATGGCATGCAAGGTTAGGAACACCaacaacagaaaacaacaaCTGTTGTTTAAGATTCCAGGTCGTTCTAGTGAGTTCTCCCCTGACGGGACCCCTCTGTTGGGCCCCAGTGCGACGCTCGCCTCCCTCGCGGGTCTTTTTATAGGCCGGGCCCATTCCTGGGAGAGCAGCCGGGGGCTGGTATCAGCCTGCTCGTCAAAGACGGTCCTCAGATAGGGTTACCTCTGGCCCGCCAGCGCTCAGCTTGGGTCTCCAGGAGGGGAAAACAAACAGGCTGTGATGTCGGTGGCACGTGTGGTAAACAGACCTGGAACTCCTGAGCAGACTCCAGCATGTTCTCTCTGCAGCGTGACGTCACTGACCTGTCTGCAtggggtgtacacacacacacacacacacacacacacacgcacacacgcacacacgcactgccTGGATAGATCACATGaccgtctctctcactcctcctgtccccccccccaccagagcTCCTGGCTTCAGCTCCCGTCTCGAGACTACACCCCATCTGATGTCCGTCCCTCCTGGAAGACCCCCTCCACGGCGCGTGACGCCCCCTGGTCCCAGAGCTCCCTGTCCAGCCGGAGCAGGCTGGTGGGTACTGACTGACCTCCTGGTCTGAGGGGAGGAACACAAGTGAAACACTTAAACAAAGATCAGTTCCTGTGGTTGAGTTTGGTGGAGCAGCACGTGACTCTGTCCGCCCTGCAGACGGAGTCCGAGCGGAGGCTGGGCACGTACTCTGGCCTGGTCGGCTCCGCAGACGATGGAGACACCAAGAGAGCCAAGCTGTCCTACATGAACCGGACATCATCGTACACCAgaaccccttcctcctctctgagcagctcctcctctctgagcagCTCCTCCTacagctccacctccacccttaACAGCACCTCAggtacacctccaccctcaccagcAGTCAGTAGAATCAGTCTTCATGTTTTGAATGCTGCTGTTTAATGTCATAGAATATGACATTAAAAGCCTTGTTTACTCACTCCACTGATTTCTTTTACCCCCCAACTTGTCTTTTCCACCACACAGGTGAATAACAAACTGCCACCTTGTGTTTAGATTCCTCCTGGAGAACATACCGGCCTTTGTCCCacacctcgtcctcctcctcctcctcggaggCACTGCGCTCGTGGAGGGAGCGGGAGCGGGAGCAGAGGGCTGACGGAGGCCTGAAGGAGACCAGCTACAGGAGTAGCAGCCTGGGGCTGGGCTCCTCTCTGTGTAGGCCTCCACCACGCACCACACCCTTGATCTCTGGCTCTACTTAATATCCACTATCCTCAGGTCACTTTGCTCCAAAGCCAGCAGAACGCAGTGTGAGGACGTCCTGTCTGAACAGCAGacatcctcactctcctctctcgtttCAGATCGTCCAGaccgcctctcctccagctatgCCCAGGGTGCCCGGCCCAAAGAGCCCCTctactccacctcctcctcggtcCGCGAGGGCTCCTCCCTCAGTCGCCACCTCTCCTCGGCCTACCAGCCGCCCCCCCCGGCCCGggacccccgcccccctgcccgcgccctctcctccacctcctccacctcttcttcctcctcctcctcctcctcctccacccttcgcCCCTCCCTGCAGCAGGTCAAAGAGGAGCACCCCCCCACTCcggctgtctcctcctcctcccagccctcctcctcctcctcctactggtattccctggcctccagcccccctcccccggcctccagccccccggccccccgcccGGCCCCTGAGGGTGGAGACTCTGACGGCCGTCGTTCCACCCGCCGCCTTCTCTCCCGCCTCTTCTCCCGGCGCTCCAGCCAggaccccgccccccctcccctcccctcctctcctccccctgcccccccactcctcccttcctctcctccccccgcacccccatccctcccccactcctcctcttcctccacggaTACAGCTCAGGCCTTTGCCTTCCTCCGGCGTAGCTGCCAGGGCCTCTCCCCCGCCCAGGAGAGAGAGCCGCCCCGTGGAGGACCGAGCCAGCCCAGTCAGGAGGCCTGGCGCTCGGGCAGCGAAGGCCCTGGGGCCCCCTCCTGGCTCCGTTCGCGctgcactcctctcttctcccgccacaggagggaggggcgcGACGAGAGCGCCCTATTGGCCAGCAGCAGTTCGGAGGAGGGCCTCCGAGGCTCCCAGTATCCAACCAGGAGACGGAACGAGCCCGAGCCCAACCcacaggaggaagatgaggacgaTGGTGAGGGTGCCGCGGGGGTGAGGGCTGCTAGCGCCGCCCTGCAGGAGGAGTTGAGGGTGGCGGGGAGGAGCCAGCGACTGGCCCGGGTCATGAGCAGCCCGCTCACCCTGCGAGGTATGATGGCCATTGACATGATGGGCATGGCCAGGAGCCAACCAGAGGGCCAGGAGAAGGACAAGCCCGCCCCTTCCAGAGATCCAGAGAAACTGCGCAAGAtccaggagaggtgaaggatctCTGATCTGATGGGGTTTGATGGGTGTGAATCTAAAGTTTAACACCCCCCATCCTCAATTAGTCACATTTATCCATTTATAGGAAAATCTCAGGTGACTCTTTCAATCGTTAATTTTCTCCCCTCCCAGCCTGCTACTGGAGGAcagtgacgaggaggagggggatctgTGTCGGATCTGCCAGATGAGGGAAGAGTCTCCGGCCAACCCCCTGATGGTGCCGTGCCGCTGCACAGGCAGTCTGCAGTTCGTCCACCAGGACTGCATCAAGCAGTGGCTCCGCTCCAAGATCAGCTCCGGTACCTGGGCGCAGGCCCACCCTCGGGATGCCAATCCCACATTGTTCAGCTACATTAGATGTTTGTTTTATTACCTTGAAGTTGACAAACGGTGCATGTAGGAAGGGACCACGTCTAGGGTTGATGGGCTCAGCAGGTGattggtg
It encodes:
- the marchf7 gene encoding E3 ubiquitin-protein ligase MARCH7 isoform X2, which encodes MDSKPRRLPFTVSSSSSYSPSSSSSSSSSIPSRDSYTHAKNLKLDADYKSSWLQLPSRDYTPSDVRPSWKTPSTARDAPWSQSSLSSRSRLTESERRLGTYSGLVGSADDGDTKRAKLSYMNRTSSYTRTPSSSLSSSSSLSSSSYSSTSTLNSTSDSSWRTYRPLSHTSSSSSSSEALRSWREREREQRADGGLKETSYRSSSLGLGSSLYRPDRLSSSYAQGARPKEPLYSTSSSVREGSSLSRHLSSAYQPPPPARDPRPPARALSSTSSTSSSSSSSSSSTLRPSLQQVKEEHPPTPAVSSSSQPSSSSSYWYSLASSPPPPASSPPAPRPAPEGGDSDGRRSTRRLLSRLFSRRSSQDPAPPPLPSSPPPAPPLLPSSPPPAPPSLPHSSSSSTDTAQAFAFLRRSCQGLSPAQEREPPRGGPSQPSQEAWRSGSEGPGAPSWLRSRCTPLFSRHRREGRDESALLASSSSEEGLRGSQYPTRRRNEPEPNPQEEDEDDGEGAAGVRAASAALQEELRVAGRSQRLARVMSSPLTLRGMMAIDMMGMARSQPEGQEKDKPAPSRDPEKLRKIQESLLLEDSDEEEGDLCRICQMREESPANPLMVPCRCTGSLQFVHQDCIKQWLRSKISSGSDLEAITTCELCKKKLQLNIENFDVNELYRTHGRSEYEFISCGLYLVVLLHLCEQRFSDVLGAANDAGFFNLARTLHEHMDNLESSYSDSDEEETQDTRPSIDFCDLDDDLED
- the marchf7 gene encoding E3 ubiquitin-protein ligase MARCH7 isoform X1, whose protein sequence is MDSKPRRLPFTVSSSSSYSPSSSSSSSSSSALRPSRLYGSSSIPSRDSYTHAKNLKLDADYKSSWLQLPSRDYTPSDVRPSWKTPSTARDAPWSQSSLSSRSRLTESERRLGTYSGLVGSADDGDTKRAKLSYMNRTSSYTRTPSSSLSSSSSLSSSSYSSTSTLNSTSDSSWRTYRPLSHTSSSSSSSEALRSWREREREQRADGGLKETSYRSSSLGLGSSLYRPDRLSSSYAQGARPKEPLYSTSSSVREGSSLSRHLSSAYQPPPPARDPRPPARALSSTSSTSSSSSSSSSSTLRPSLQQVKEEHPPTPAVSSSSQPSSSSSYWYSLASSPPPPASSPPAPRPAPEGGDSDGRRSTRRLLSRLFSRRSSQDPAPPPLPSSPPPAPPLLPSSPPPAPPSLPHSSSSSTDTAQAFAFLRRSCQGLSPAQEREPPRGGPSQPSQEAWRSGSEGPGAPSWLRSRCTPLFSRHRREGRDESALLASSSSEEGLRGSQYPTRRRNEPEPNPQEEDEDDGEGAAGVRAASAALQEELRVAGRSQRLARVMSSPLTLRGMMAIDMMGMARSQPEGQEKDKPAPSRDPEKLRKIQESLLLEDSDEEEGDLCRICQMREESPANPLMVPCRCTGSLQFVHQDCIKQWLRSKISSGSDLEAITTCELCKKKLQLNIENFDVNELYRTHGRSEYEFISCGLYLVVLLHLCEQRFSDVLGAANDAGFFNLARTLHEHMDNLESSYSDSDEEETQDTRPSIDFCDLDDDLED